The Micromonospora sp. Llam0 genome includes a window with the following:
- a CDS encoding SDR family oxidoreductase: MHSFAGTTALITGASKGIGEAYARELASRGAALVLVARSTEALEKLAATLRQTHQSQIVVLAADLSDRAAPRAIVDALAEQRVEIDLLINNAGMGAVGPFLTRPLAPNVDSVELNITALMGLVHSIGGHMLERGHGGIINVSSVAGFQPMPFQASYAATKAFVLSFTEALAEELHDTAVRVMAVHPGPVATGFFDGTTAKMHTRAVSPERIAAKSLDDFARGKEISFPGGLSDRAIAFASRVLSRKRAARLSGNLNRRAGFDRVGDVDTPAAA, encoded by the coding sequence ATGCACTCGTTTGCCGGAACCACTGCGCTGATCACCGGGGCCTCGAAGGGCATTGGGGAGGCGTACGCACGGGAACTCGCGTCCCGCGGAGCCGCCCTCGTCCTCGTCGCCCGCTCGACCGAAGCGCTGGAGAAGCTCGCCGCGACACTGCGGCAGACCCACCAGTCCCAGATCGTCGTACTCGCCGCTGATCTGTCCGACCGCGCCGCGCCGCGTGCCATCGTCGATGCCCTCGCCGAGCAGCGTGTCGAGATCGACCTGCTGATCAACAACGCAGGCATGGGAGCGGTCGGCCCGTTCCTGACCCGCCCGTTGGCTCCGAACGTCGACTCGGTCGAGCTCAACATCACCGCACTCATGGGCCTCGTGCACAGCATCGGAGGCCACATGCTGGAGCGTGGCCACGGCGGCATCATCAACGTGTCCTCGGTGGCCGGCTTCCAACCCATGCCGTTCCAGGCCAGCTACGCCGCGACCAAGGCGTTCGTGCTGTCGTTCACCGAAGCCCTCGCCGAGGAACTGCACGACACCGCAGTACGGGTGATGGCGGTGCATCCCGGACCTGTCGCGACCGGGTTCTTCGACGGGACCACCGCAAAGATGCACACCAGAGCCGTCTCGCCCGAGCGCATCGCGGCGAAGTCGCTCGACGATTTCGCGCGTGGCAAAGAGATCTCATTCCCCGGCGGTCTGTCCGATCGCGCCATCGCGTTCGCCTCCCGCGTCCTGAGCCGCAAGCGGGCGGCGCGCCTGAGTGGCAACCTCAACCGCAGGGCGGGGTTCGACCGCGTCGGCGACGTCGACACCCCGGCAGCCGCCTGA